Proteins found in one Paenibacillus sp. FSL R10-2782 genomic segment:
- a CDS encoding carboxypeptidase regulatory-like domain-containing protein, producing the protein MKRKRSLSKAVLSLCLAVLLVLQTVTFSAVAFAERTSDGFGTADEPSSVSEAVYAAPTEPLLVPEAVLAMPANLVAMAAVPTDKTAVFMDANSTFPLEVTQGNAVIDPNGIIQGRQPFTLKSEGLKVPVNGDDSNPTNANLDLYIQKGDWIELKREDYFKEVVLPTTNKTLNAQTESGMKQLGTAYFTPNSIRIVFNGDDNFFNGVGRGIVFSFETTADADVTGMEYGDIKPINIFGGAYQLENPNVTAAYSITLSSPGMIRWDQYSYRGIQPAQFVEGAITWQSSVSAFDQFDKTIKLPLDGKTFYTNPSTYNTSFGNVRGIYMEDSFKVNDQNVTPDIGADGSLTYTFPQGTGVDPKVEYKTWIPKEAYYYEHRNPPGNLGRSYRDMNGKVELRQDNNMLVQAGQEISFAPDWIQASASYDNPNETITWKVTVNQYNKKGLKNFTITNVLPEGLDFTSATWQTWVDGTASEVQSIAPDANSVYSFGDINGKVELVIKTKVKNGSNFRIDPRANWNLDTPGGIQNNDVITGIRPAAVTDEAIVTIGAHNFTKNGSVSMEDYNLGGITWSVNLTPQYALPNAAVYDVLVHGGDLNVLDNAVDATGEVSAETIAKIKANVNTAQLWKQYREGTLKSANGLTLKVIPLTVNGEVVADLIKVTGYTDKAASFSFRSLETKPDILFRQDINAGKISWNRALLFDGETVKTAAENAVNLHLRMLNKDMLFASKPLKADGTLENVNPNNVNNYIRNDSNEAWTISGYDRTTKTVTFRLGVNMPGYNTEEMAKDGGSRVISNIKLVDTLPEGWEFVPFSESKDVELWKGYSDNGGGTEYGVRNDARTIIEPGTNAHVVSFSHNENVGTFTFSKLESPYVILVKARPSNVALGKYLEEYTTNGTDKQVLYNKADLHMTWGGEEKVLTEQRKIIVPIQTLGKSVTKPVPGVLEWTVNYTPPFNMKQGVYLQDTLGAGMNLRYEENGKLVLTAPSMAVYRAKLTASGALEREGAALDLSDPNAEVQVEAAPGAGGTTVLKFKMNDPNKFYQFVYQTEVDSSKAKAGDKMGNEVKLEGDDNLKSVSARSESTLDSSDVAGSSSSNALLPMKKVDPNGNPLKGVEFTLYKKDDGTQIAKGTTDSGGKLNLLFPDPGYYELKETYIDTTTWLPTTRIYQVYVGNTPGKPIWVDGVKVTSDNPLVVPTPAQGKLTISNKVGGNGSDSSKEFEYTVTFTGEGKDGKYTYKKPDNTFGTIKSGDKITLKHGESVTLPILPADLVYTVTEADYTTVDGYITTPETRELSGTIVNKGDHKADFINERTVNKLTVSNTVMGNGGDKTKMFEYTVVFEDAGKDGSYSYLKSGGGTGTIKSRDTFKLKHGETLDISGLPKGLKYTITQKEYTADEYVTIPEERYYTGVMEGKDEDAPFTNVRVLEGDLLISNTIKGKDDDKKKPFKYTVTFTGERANESYSYVKSDGSKGTIKSGETFELTDGQTLIVQGLPTYLQYKVTQDDYTKDGYVTDPESLVRTGTIPQKKAAEAHFVNTRPYLEGVLRDNNTGEVIPNAPITVTDLNTGKELQTKTNEKGEYSVPAAADTDYTITYTKWYQVGGKDVPVEFTQKANVDGSVTDETVPADITAVGIVLFKQLNGAKELFNDSFTNHMHIYLKDKDGNYIKENGRPKAFPMASNGTFSVEGLSEQKYTMEVRYKAETGEELLLKVTQLDVKANGELNISEELVDPYGTVYDETTGDAITGKKIDGAKVTLYYADTKRNRDNGRIPGTKVTLPPVPNFPPHNNESPEQDSDANGSYAYMVFPEADYYLIVTKDGYETHRSDTISVDFDIIKYDVPMKPISSGGGSGGNSGNGNSGTGNGNNGTDNGNNETGNGNSGTGNGNSGTDNGNNGTGNGNSGTGNGNSGTDNGNNGTDNGNNGTDNGNNGTDNGNNGTDNGNNGTDNGNSGTDNGNNGTDNGNSGTDNGNNGTDNGNNGTDNGNNETDNGNNETDNVGNGTDNVGNELDDAPKTGDNSVSPIFYMVLALMSLMTIGFCLLGNKKNKHIQ; encoded by the coding sequence TTGAAAAGAAAACGCAGTTTGAGCAAAGCTGTGCTATCTCTCTGCCTAGCAGTTTTGCTTGTCTTGCAGACGGTGACGTTCTCTGCTGTCGCGTTTGCGGAGAGAACGTCAGACGGTTTCGGGACGGCGGACGAACCGTCGTCGGTATCTGAGGCAGTGTACGCTGCGCCGACCGAACCGTTGCTAGTACCAGAGGCGGTGTTGGCTATGCCGGCCAATCTCGTAGCGATGGCGGCAGTCCCGACGGACAAAACGGCGGTGTTCATGGATGCTAATTCAACCTTTCCGCTGGAAGTGACGCAGGGGAATGCTGTTATTGATCCAAACGGTATTATTCAGGGTAGACAGCCATTTACTCTCAAATCGGAAGGTCTGAAGGTGCCAGTGAATGGTGATGACTCTAATCCGACAAATGCGAATCTCGACCTATACATTCAGAAGGGTGACTGGATCGAGCTGAAAAGAGAAGACTACTTCAAGGAAGTGGTGTTGCCGACAACTAATAAAACCCTGAATGCACAGACTGAATCAGGTATGAAACAGCTTGGTACCGCCTATTTCACTCCAAATAGCATCAGGATTGTATTTAACGGTGATGATAACTTTTTCAATGGTGTTGGACGAGGTATTGTCTTCAGCTTTGAAACTACTGCCGATGCAGATGTAACGGGAATGGAGTATGGCGATATAAAGCCTATCAACATCTTTGGCGGTGCTTATCAGCTAGAGAACCCAAATGTTACAGCAGCGTATAGCATTACTTTAAGCTCGCCTGGAATGATCAGGTGGGATCAGTATAGTTATCGCGGAATTCAACCGGCACAATTTGTTGAGGGAGCGATTACTTGGCAGTCAAGCGTATCTGCATTCGATCAGTTTGATAAAACAATCAAATTACCGCTAGACGGGAAGACATTTTATACGAATCCTTCAACTTATAATACCAGCTTTGGAAATGTCCGCGGTATCTATATGGAGGATTCATTCAAAGTAAATGACCAAAATGTAACTCCAGACATTGGGGCAGACGGATCGCTGACTTACACTTTCCCACAGGGAACAGGTGTAGATCCAAAGGTTGAATATAAAACATGGATTCCAAAGGAAGCCTATTATTACGAGCACCGGAATCCGCCAGGCAATCTTGGTCGCAGCTATCGGGATATGAATGGCAAAGTGGAACTGAGACAGGACAATAATATGTTGGTGCAGGCAGGTCAGGAAATTTCTTTCGCACCCGACTGGATTCAAGCCAGCGCCTCGTATGACAATCCTAATGAAACAATCACATGGAAAGTCACTGTTAACCAGTATAACAAAAAAGGTTTAAAGAACTTTACCATCACAAATGTACTACCTGAAGGGCTGGATTTTACTTCAGCCACATGGCAGACATGGGTGGATGGCACTGCATCTGAGGTACAATCAATTGCACCGGATGCGAACAGTGTTTATTCCTTTGGGGACATTAACGGTAAAGTGGAATTAGTGATTAAGACTAAGGTGAAAAACGGTTCAAATTTCAGAATCGATCCACGCGCTAACTGGAATTTGGACACACCAGGCGGTATTCAGAACAATGATGTGATAACTGGTATAAGACCTGCCGCAGTAACTGACGAGGCAATCGTTACTATTGGTGCGCATAATTTTACAAAAAATGGATCTGTTTCGATGGAGGATTATAACCTGGGCGGCATCACGTGGAGCGTTAATCTAACGCCACAGTATGCCCTGCCAAATGCGGCGGTATACGATGTGCTGGTGCATGGCGGAGATTTGAACGTCTTGGACAACGCAGTGGATGCAACCGGCGAGGTGAGCGCGGAAACGATTGCGAAAATCAAGGCGAATGTTAATACTGCTCAGCTTTGGAAGCAATATCGCGAAGGTACTCTCAAGAGCGCAAACGGCTTAACCTTGAAGGTTATCCCTTTGACAGTGAACGGTGAAGTCGTAGCCGATTTGATCAAGGTAACCGGATACACCGACAAAGCTGCATCCTTCAGCTTCCGTTCACTTGAGACCAAGCCGGATATCCTCTTCAGACAGGATATTAACGCAGGGAAAATAAGCTGGAATCGGGCCTTGCTCTTTGACGGCGAAACCGTAAAAACTGCTGCGGAAAACGCTGTTAATCTTCATCTGCGTATGCTGAACAAGGATATGCTCTTTGCGTCGAAGCCATTGAAAGCAGATGGTACACTTGAAAATGTTAATCCAAATAACGTAAATAACTACATTAGAAACGACAGCAATGAAGCGTGGACGATTTCTGGCTATGACAGGACAACCAAGACTGTTACATTCCGCTTAGGGGTGAATATGCCAGGATACAACACAGAAGAAATGGCTAAGGACGGTGGTAGCCGAGTAATCAGCAACATCAAGCTAGTGGATACACTGCCTGAAGGCTGGGAATTCGTGCCGTTTTCTGAGAGCAAAGATGTTGAGCTTTGGAAAGGCTACTCGGACAATGGTGGAGGCACCGAGTATGGTGTCCGAAACGACGCCAGAACAATTATTGAACCAGGCACTAATGCTCATGTGGTAAGCTTCTCCCATAATGAAAACGTAGGAACTTTCACCTTCTCTAAATTGGAAAGTCCTTATGTCATTTTGGTAAAGGCAAGACCATCCAATGTGGCATTAGGCAAATATTTAGAGGAATACACGACCAACGGCACAGACAAGCAGGTGCTGTATAACAAAGCCGACCTTCATATGACATGGGGCGGAGAGGAAAAGGTTCTCACTGAACAACGTAAGATTATCGTACCTATTCAGACCTTGGGCAAGTCGGTAACTAAGCCAGTTCCAGGGGTGCTGGAATGGACAGTGAACTATACCCCGCCATTTAACATGAAGCAGGGCGTTTATCTGCAGGATACCCTAGGTGCAGGCATGAACCTGCGCTATGAAGAAAACGGAAAGCTTGTGCTGACAGCGCCTAGTATGGCAGTCTATCGTGCTAAACTGACTGCCAGCGGTGCTCTGGAACGAGAGGGCGCAGCACTGGATCTAAGCGACCCGAATGCTGAAGTTCAGGTAGAAGCTGCACCAGGCGCGGGAGGCACCACAGTTTTAAAATTCAAAATGAACGACCCTAATAAGTTTTACCAGTTTGTGTACCAAACAGAGGTTGATTCATCTAAAGCGAAAGCCGGAGACAAAATGGGCAACGAGGTAAAGCTGGAGGGTGATGACAATCTGAAATCTGTCAGTGCCAGAAGCGAAAGCACGCTGGACAGTTCGGACGTAGCCGGCAGTTCAAGCTCCAATGCCCTGCTGCCCATGAAAAAGGTGGATCCTAATGGCAATCCGCTAAAAGGCGTAGAGTTTACGCTCTATAAGAAGGACGATGGAACTCAAATCGCCAAAGGAACAACCGATAGCGGAGGGAAACTTAATCTGCTATTCCCAGATCCAGGGTATTATGAGCTGAAGGAAACTTATATTGACACAACGACATGGTTGCCGACTACAAGAATTTATCAGGTGTACGTAGGGAATACGCCCGGGAAGCCCATCTGGGTAGATGGCGTAAAAGTAACCTCTGATAATCCGCTGGTCGTACCTACGCCGGCGCAAGGAAAGCTGACTATCAGCAATAAGGTTGGAGGAAACGGCAGCGATTCTTCCAAGGAATTTGAATACACCGTGACCTTTACCGGCGAAGGCAAGGACGGAAAGTACACCTATAAGAAGCCGGATAATACGTTTGGCACGATCAAGAGCGGAGATAAGATTACCCTCAAGCACGGGGAATCTGTGACGCTCCCGATATTGCCTGCGGATCTGGTCTATACCGTAACAGAGGCCGATTATACGACCGTTGACGGTTATATCACCACGCCGGAGACGAGAGAGCTGTCCGGCACAATCGTGAACAAAGGCGACCACAAGGCGGATTTCATCAATGAACGGACCGTCAACAAACTGACCGTCAGCAATACGGTCATGGGCAACGGCGGCGACAAGACGAAGATGTTCGAGTACACCGTCGTCTTTGAGGATGCAGGCAAGGATGGAAGCTACTCTTACTTGAAGTCGGGCGGGGGCACAGGTACGATCAAGTCCCGCGATACCTTCAAGCTCAAGCATGGAGAGACACTGGATATTTCGGGTCTGCCTAAGGGTCTGAAATACACAATTACCCAGAAGGAATACACAGCCGACGAATACGTGACCATTCCTGAGGAACGGTATTATACCGGTGTCATGGAGGGCAAAGATGAAGATGCCCCGTTTACGAACGTGCGAGTCTTGGAGGGCGACTTGCTAATCAGCAACACGATTAAAGGCAAAGACGACGACAAAAAGAAGCCGTTCAAGTACACAGTCACCTTCACAGGCGAGAGAGCGAACGAATCCTACTCTTATGTGAAGTCGGATGGCAGTAAGGGCACGATCAAGAGCGGAGAGACCTTCGAGCTTACAGATGGCCAGACGCTCATTGTGCAAGGACTTCCGACATATCTCCAGTATAAGGTGACCCAGGATGATTATACGAAAGACGGCTATGTGACAGATCCTGAAAGTCTCGTTCGCACAGGCACCATTCCACAGAAAAAAGCGGCCGAAGCACACTTTGTCAATACCCGCCCGTATCTGGAAGGCGTGCTGCGTGATAACAACACAGGAGAAGTCATTCCGAATGCCCCCATCACGGTGACCGATCTGAACACAGGCAAGGAGCTTCAGACGAAGACAAATGAGAAGGGTGAATATTCGGTCCCAGCCGCAGCGGATACCGACTATACGATCACATATACGAAGTGGTATCAGGTAGGTGGGAAGGATGTGCCTGTCGAGTTCACGCAAAAAGCAAATGTGGACGGTAGCGTGACGGACGAGACCGTTCCGGCGGACATTACGGCGGTAGGGATCGTTCTGTTCAAGCAGCTGAATGGAGCAAAAGAGCTATTCAACGATTCGTTTACCAACCATATGCATATCTATTTGAAGGACAAGGACGGCAATTATATTAAGGAGAACGGTCGTCCTAAGGCGTTTCCGATGGCTTCGAACGGAACTTTCTCTGTGGAAGGGCTAAGCGAGCAGAAGTACACCATGGAAGTTCGCTATAAAGCTGAGACCGGCGAGGAACTGCTCCTCAAAGTGACGCAACTGGACGTGAAAGCTAACGGAGAGCTGAATATTTCCGAGGAATTGGTCGACCCTTATGGTACGGTTTATGATGAAACGACAGGAGATGCCATCACTGGCAAGAAAATTGACGGAGCCAAAGTTACACTGTATTATGCGGATACGAAGCGGAATAGAGATAACGGCCGCATTCCGGGTACGAAAGTAACGCTTCCTCCGGTTCCAAATTTTCCACCGCACAACAACGAGAGCCCGGAGCAGGATAGCGATGCAAATGGCTCCTATGCGTACATGGTGTTTCCTGAAGCGGATTACTATCTGATCGTAACGAAGGACGGATACGAGACGCACCGGAGTGATACGATTTCTGTCGATTTTGACATTATAAAATACGACGTGCCAATGAAGCCGATCAGTTCCGGTGGCGGCTCCGGCGGCAACTCCGGCAACGGTAACAGCGGAACCGGCAATGGCAACAACGGAACCGACAACGGCAACAACGAAACCGGCAATGGTAACAGCGGAACCGGCAACGGTAACAGTGGAACCGACAACGGCAACAACGGAACCGGCAACGGTAACAGTGGAACCGGCAACGGTAACAGTGGAACCGACAACGGTAACAACGGAACCGACAACGGTAACAACGGAACCGACAACGGTAACAACGGAACCGACAACGGTAACAACGGAACCGACAACGGTAACAACGGAACCGACAACGGTAACAGCGGAACCGACAACGGTAACAACGGAACCGACAACGGTAACAGCGGAACCGACAACGGTAACAACGGAACCGACAACGGTAACAACGGAACCGACAACGGTAACAACGAAACCGACAACGGTAACAACGAAACCGACAACGTCGGCAACGGAACTGACAACGTCGGCAACGAGCTGGACGATGCTCCGAAAACCGGAGACAACAGCGTATCACCAATCTTCTATATGGTTTTGGCGCTGATGTCCTTGATGACGATTGGGTTCTGTCTACTCGGTAACAAGAAGAACAAGCACATCCAGTGA
- a CDS encoding sigma-70 family RNA polymerase sigma factor, with protein sequence MGVYQLNKANASLTEQQFSDRLMGYKERMYRIAYSYVKNQQDALEIVSEASYRAFLSYKKLESLDYVETWIARIVINCAIDHSRRKKKYTYIEDSQHSLTSADSNISLEEKMDLYKALEVLKPEERSFIILKFFEGQRFKDIAEVLSLSENTVKSKFYRILNKLKLQLTKKEG encoded by the coding sequence ATGGGGGTGTATCAACTGAACAAAGCAAACGCGTCGTTAACCGAACAACAGTTTAGCGACCGGCTGATGGGATACAAAGAACGAATGTACCGGATTGCATACTCATACGTCAAGAATCAACAGGATGCGCTTGAGATCGTATCAGAGGCATCGTATAGGGCTTTTCTCTCATATAAGAAACTGGAGAGTCTGGACTATGTAGAAACTTGGATTGCGAGGATTGTCATCAACTGTGCGATTGATCACTCAAGGCGGAAGAAGAAATATACGTATATAGAGGACAGCCAACATTCGCTAACATCCGCAGATTCGAATATAAGTTTGGAAGAAAAGATGGATTTGTACAAGGCCCTTGAAGTTTTGAAGCCTGAGGAAAGGTCCTTTATCATTCTAAAATTTTTTGAAGGCCAGCGATTCAAGGATATTGCTGAGGTGCTTTCACTTTCAGAAAATACTGTAAAAAGCAAGTTTTATCGCATTCTCAATAAGCTCAAATTACAACTAACGAAGAAAGAAGGTTGA
- a CDS encoding translation factor GTPase family protein: MKRLTIGLFAHVDAGKTTFAEQLLYHTNSIRSRGRVDHQDAFLDSHDIERARGITVFADQAVIEYKGDSYYLIDTPGHVDFSPEMERAIQVIDYAILIVSAVEGVQGHTETVWQLLRKHRIPTFFFINKTDRIGADAGRTEADIRQQLTGEVCCITQSFAEGIVGEPLRETMAERDEALLEAFLEGREDSGFWLEALQRMIAAGHLFTCAYGSALQDTGVIEFLDQLHLLTTTTYDENASFQGRVYKIRHDAGGARLTFIKALGGRLKVREQLSYESGGVQYDEKVTRLFLFNGLKSQPVEQVEAGDLFAVTGLSAAGAGQGLGAISDKLAYDSEPTLQSKVLFDNSIHVQKVLGAFRKLEAEEPSLNVVWDEKLQEISIRVMGLIQLEVLEQLVRERFGFAISFGQPEILYKETIQSAVKGYGHFEPLRHYAEVHLLIEPGERGNGIMFDSRCHADDLNVSYQNLIRNHLYEREHHGLLTGMPVTDVNITLLRGRAHKEHTHGGDFREAAFRALRQGLEKADNVLLEPYYDFKIKVAIDEMGRVLSDIQRASGIFNPPQTTGTQAVVTGRVPVSTFMNYSAEFASFTHGRGSIRCVFSGYDRCHNTEEVIERMGYHKGADPLYTSSSIFCAKGAGYSVPWDEAEAKMHLELEP, encoded by the coding sequence ATGAAGCGACTAACGATTGGCCTGTTCGCCCATGTGGATGCAGGTAAGACAACTTTTGCGGAACAGCTACTGTACCATACGAACAGTATCCGGTCGCGGGGGCGGGTGGATCATCAGGATGCGTTTCTGGACAGCCACGACATTGAGCGGGCAAGGGGCATTACGGTGTTTGCAGATCAGGCGGTAATTGAATATAAAGGAGACAGCTATTATTTGATAGACACGCCCGGACACGTCGATTTCTCCCCGGAGATGGAGCGGGCGATTCAGGTCATTGATTATGCCATCCTGATTGTAAGCGCAGTTGAAGGTGTCCAGGGCCATACGGAGACGGTCTGGCAGCTGCTGCGCAAGCATCGGATTCCGACGTTCTTCTTTATCAACAAGACAGATCGGATCGGCGCGGATGCAGGCAGAACCGAGGCGGATATCCGTCAGCAGTTGACGGGGGAAGTATGCTGCATTACACAGAGCTTCGCTGAAGGCATAGTCGGCGAGCCGCTGCGGGAGACCATGGCGGAGCGGGACGAAGCCTTGCTGGAAGCATTCCTGGAGGGGAGAGAGGATTCCGGCTTCTGGCTGGAGGCTTTGCAGAGGATGATAGCGGCGGGTCATCTCTTCACCTGTGCTTACGGCTCTGCGCTTCAGGATACAGGCGTCATTGAATTTCTGGATCAGCTACATCTGCTGACGACAACCACTTATGACGAGAATGCTTCGTTCCAGGGGAGGGTTTATAAAATTCGGCACGATGCAGGCGGAGCGAGACTCACGTTCATTAAGGCGCTGGGTGGTCGGCTGAAGGTGAGAGAACAGCTTAGTTACGAGAGCGGCGGGGTTCAATATGACGAAAAAGTTACGCGGCTCTTCTTGTTTAACGGCCTTAAATCGCAGCCAGTGGAGCAAGTGGAAGCTGGCGATTTGTTTGCGGTTACTGGCTTGTCCGCCGCCGGGGCTGGACAAGGCTTGGGGGCGATATCAGACAAGTTAGCTTACGATTCGGAGCCGACGTTACAATCGAAGGTATTATTCGACAACTCGATACATGTACAGAAGGTGCTCGGTGCTTTTCGCAAGCTGGAGGCGGAGGAGCCGTCTCTGAACGTCGTTTGGGATGAGAAACTGCAGGAGATTTCTATCCGCGTCATGGGATTGATTCAACTGGAAGTGCTGGAGCAGCTTGTTAGAGAGCGGTTTGGCTTTGCTATCTCTTTTGGACAACCGGAAATCTTGTATAAGGAAACGATTCAATCGGCTGTGAAAGGGTACGGCCACTTCGAACCGCTCAGGCATTATGCGGAAGTGCATCTGCTGATTGAACCGGGAGAAAGGGGCAACGGCATCATGTTCGATAGCAGATGTCATGCCGATGATCTGAATGTCAGCTATCAGAATCTGATTCGGAATCATCTCTACGAACGGGAGCATCACGGACTGCTGACTGGCATGCCGGTCACCGACGTGAACATTACGCTACTGAGGGGCCGCGCGCATAAAGAACATACCCATGGCGGCGATTTTCGTGAGGCTGCCTTTCGAGCACTACGGCAGGGTCTGGAGAAGGCGGACAACGTGCTGTTGGAGCCCTATTACGATTTCAAAATCAAGGTCGCTATCGATGAAATGGGCAGGGTACTGTCCGATATTCAGCGTGCTTCAGGTATTTTTAATCCGCCGCAGACAACCGGAACGCAAGCGGTGGTCACGGGCAGGGTGCCCGTGTCGACTTTCATGAACTACAGTGCCGAATTTGCATCCTTTACGCATGGACGAGGCAGTATCCGTTGCGTGTTCAGCGGCTACGACCGCTGCCATAATACGGAGGAAGTCATAGAACGGATGGGCTACCACAAAGGGGCGGATCCACTGTATACATCCTCCTCCATCTTTTGCGCCAAGGGGGCGGGTTACTCGGTGCCATGGGATGAGGCGGAAGCCAAGATGCACCTTGAATTAGAACCTTGA
- a CDS encoding class B sortase, producing the protein MSKTKKFLIAVSSLLLVFSLVNIARTFLGDYAEQQKIEELTKVWEEGSNKGGGDAFPSLLFNKANEPVMLPEFRELYERNSDIVGWLKIDGTRIEYPVMQNPQDAEYYLNHDFDKKENKGGLPFLDAHSRTNGSGILLIHGHHMKSGWMFKDLMKYKNESFYKEHATFQFSALYEKEEYEIVAVILSKVYRKSDDVFKYYQIEKVSTPAEFDSYIQNIKKLALYDTGVTARYGDKLIVLSTCEYSTEDGRLAVIARKRK; encoded by the coding sequence ATGAGCAAAACTAAAAAGTTTCTTATCGCCGTTTCCTCCCTTCTGTTGGTATTTTCCCTCGTTAATATTGCGAGAACCTTTCTGGGGGATTATGCCGAGCAGCAGAAAATCGAAGAGCTGACAAAAGTTTGGGAGGAAGGGTCGAACAAAGGCGGAGGGGATGCATTCCCCTCCCTTTTGTTCAATAAGGCGAATGAGCCGGTTATGCTTCCCGAATTTCGAGAGCTTTACGAGAGGAACTCGGACATCGTCGGCTGGCTGAAGATTGACGGCACCCGAATTGAGTACCCAGTCATGCAGAATCCACAGGATGCGGAGTACTATCTCAATCATGATTTCGATAAAAAGGAAAACAAAGGGGGCCTCCCCTTTTTGGACGCGCATAGCCGGACCAACGGTTCGGGCATTTTGCTGATTCACGGACACCACATGAAAAGCGGCTGGATGTTTAAAGATTTAATGAAGTACAAGAACGAAAGCTTTTATAAAGAGCATGCTACGTTCCAGTTCAGCGCGCTTTACGAAAAGGAAGAGTATGAAATTGTTGCCGTTATTCTGTCAAAAGTTTATCGCAAATCGGACGACGTTTTTAAATACTACCAGATTGAGAAGGTAAGTACGCCCGCCGAGTTTGACTCATATATTCAGAACATCAAAAAACTCGCTCTTTACGATACGGGCGTGACAGCCCGATATGGCGACAAGCTTATTGTACTGTCTACGTGTGAATACTCAACCGAGGACGGCCGGTTAGCGGTGATTGCCCGAAAGCGTAAATGA
- a CDS encoding TetR/AcrR family transcriptional regulator has product MWKDNLEQHRNQRREDIIQTSKKLFIERSLTEVTLKDIVAACGISKVTLYKYFTSLDEIIFQVQIDILSGWVDNNKETKLKGNNSYEKLEYMLKKQLLDADKNMETIRFTAMFDTLYLNNYPTPELEQQFRSFLQSGAHPFVSLIQAGIQDGSMRQDIDAREIGYTISNIVMASLQRNLLRSKLLQLDQKVKTSVVLQNTMNMILNFVKPQK; this is encoded by the coding sequence ATGTGGAAAGATAATCTGGAGCAACACAGAAACCAAAGAAGGGAAGATATTATCCAGACCTCGAAGAAGCTGTTCATTGAGCGAAGCTTAACCGAAGTAACCCTAAAAGATATTGTAGCGGCATGTGGCATCAGTAAAGTGACGCTATATAAATATTTCACTTCATTAGATGAAATTATTTTTCAAGTGCAAATAGATATATTATCGGGTTGGGTGGATAATAATAAAGAGACCAAATTAAAAGGTAACAATAGCTATGAAAAGCTTGAGTACATGCTTAAAAAGCAGTTATTAGATGCTGATAAAAACATGGAGACGATTCGATTTACTGCTATGTTTGATACATTATATCTAAATAACTATCCTACTCCGGAGCTAGAGCAGCAGTTTCGATCGTTTTTGCAAAGTGGAGCACATCCTTTTGTCTCGCTAATCCAAGCTGGTATACAAGATGGATCTATGCGGCAGGATATTGACGCTAGAGAAATTGGATATACGATCAGTAACATAGTTATGGCATCTCTACAGCGTAATCTATTACGTAGCAAGCTGCTGCAGCTTGACCAAAAAGTAAAGACTTCCGTTGTTTTGCAAAATACAATGAATATGATTTTAAATTTTGTAAAGCCACAAAAATAA
- a CDS encoding alpha/beta hydrolase-fold protein translates to MPAPQGYDAYRQNIPHGNVQQISYYSTTVGKSRNAMVYTPPGYTPSKTYNVLYLLHGIGGDQYEWLNNMNPKNILDNLYSENKLEPMIVVFPNGRAMWDDRPTGDIYAPDKVAAFEKFEFDLINDLIPYIDSHYPVYKDRQHRALAGLSMGGGQTLNFGLTHLDKFSWIGAFSSAPNTKSATQLISNPSQVASQLKLLWLSCGASDNLLSVSQNFHNSLNSMNIPHMWYLDVGGHEGKVWSSGLYQFSQRIFK, encoded by the coding sequence ATCCCAGCTCCGCAGGGATATGATGCTTACCGCCAAAATATTCCACACGGGAACGTGCAGCAGATTTCCTATTATTCCACAACAGTAGGCAAGTCGAGGAACGCGATGGTGTATACGCCTCCGGGCTATACACCATCGAAAACCTATAACGTCCTCTACTTGCTGCACGGTATTGGCGGCGATCAGTATGAATGGCTCAATAATATGAATCCGAAGAATATTCTCGACAACCTGTACTCCGAGAACAAACTGGAGCCGATGATTGTGGTATTCCCGAACGGCCGCGCAATGTGGGATGATCGTCCGACAGGTGATATTTATGCTCCGGACAAGGTAGCCGCTTTCGAAAAGTTTGAGTTCGATCTGATCAATGACCTCATTCCTTATATCGACTCCCATTATCCGGTGTATAAGGATCGGCAGCATCGCGCACTGGCCGGCTTGTCGATGGGAGGCGGACAAACGCTGAACTTCGGATTAACCCATTTGGACAAATTCTCTTGGATTGGCGCGTTCTCATCTGCTCCTAATACGAAGTCGGCGACGCAGCTCATCTCCAATCCGTCTCAGGTTGCCAGCCAACTGAAACTGCTGTGGCTGTCATGCGGCGCTTCTGACAATCTGCTGTCGGTCAGCCAAAATTTCCATAATAGCTTGAACAGCATGAATATCCCGCACATGTGGTATCTGGATGTGGGCGGACATGAAGGGAAAGTTTGGAGTAGCGGGCTGTATCAATTTTCGCAACGCATCTTTAAGTAA